From Pseudomonas sp. FP2335, the proteins below share one genomic window:
- the hfq gene encoding RNA chaperone Hfq, whose translation MSKGHSLQDPYLNTLRKEKVGVSIYLVNGIKLQGTIESFDQFVILLKNTVSQMVYKHAISTVVPVRPIRLPSATGDDAADAEPGNA comes from the coding sequence ATGTCAAAAGGGCATTCGCTACAAGACCCTTACTTGAATACTTTACGTAAAGAGAAAGTGGGGGTTTCCATCTACCTGGTGAACGGTATCAAGCTGCAAGGCACTATCGAATCGTTCGACCAGTTCGTCATCCTGCTGAAAAACACCGTCAGCCAGATGGTTTACAAGCACGCTATCTCTACAGTGGTTCCAGTTCGTCCAATCCGTCTGCCTAGCGCAACCGGTGATGACGCAGCTGACGCTGAGCCAGGTAACGCCTGA
- the miaA gene encoding tRNA (adenosine(37)-N6)-dimethylallyltransferase MiaA: MSALPPAIFLMGPTAAGKTDLAIELTKVLPCELISVDSALVYRDMDIGTAKPSKELLAQYPHKLIDIIDPSESYSAANFRTDALAAMAEITARGNIPLLVGGTMLYYKALQEGLAQMPPADPQVRAELEEEAARLGWQALHDQLAAVDPVSAARIHPNDPQRLSRALEVWRVSGQTMTWHRQRQSAQSADAGASGQSQLPYTVANLAIAPANRQVLHERIAQRFTIMLEQGFIDEVVALRSRGDLHPGLPSIRAVGYRQVWDHLDGKLTSAEMQERGIIATRQLAKRQFTWLRSWSDLHWLDSLDSDNLSRALKYLGTVSILS, from the coding sequence ATGAGTGCCCTGCCCCCCGCGATCTTCCTGATGGGCCCCACGGCTGCCGGCAAGACTGACCTGGCCATCGAGCTGACCAAGGTGCTGCCGTGCGAGCTGATCAGCGTCGACTCTGCCCTGGTTTACCGGGACATGGACATCGGCACGGCTAAACCTTCCAAAGAGCTGCTGGCGCAGTATCCGCACAAGCTGATCGACATCATTGACCCGTCCGAGAGCTATTCGGCGGCGAATTTCCGTACCGATGCCCTGGCCGCCATGGCCGAGATCACCGCGCGCGGCAATATTCCGCTGCTGGTCGGGGGCACGATGCTCTACTACAAGGCTTTGCAGGAAGGCCTGGCGCAGATGCCACCGGCCGATCCCCAGGTGCGCGCCGAGCTGGAAGAAGAGGCTGCACGCCTTGGGTGGCAAGCCTTGCACGACCAGTTGGCGGCTGTGGACCCGGTGTCCGCCGCGCGTATTCACCCCAATGATCCCCAACGGCTCAGTCGCGCCCTGGAAGTCTGGCGTGTCAGCGGCCAGACCATGACCTGGCATCGGCAGCGACAATCTGCGCAAAGTGCTGATGCAGGCGCATCTGGACAGTCACAATTGCCCTATACTGTGGCGAATCTGGCCATCGCTCCGGCAAATCGCCAGGTGCTGCATGAACGAATTGCACAAAGATTCACAATTATGTTGGAACAGGGGTTTATAGACGAGGTCGTAGCACTGCGTTCCAGAGGTGACCTGCATCCAGGGTTGCCTTCGATACGTGCTGTAGGCTACCGCCAAGTCTGGGATCATCTGGATGGCAAGCTGACGTCAGCCGAAATGCAGGAGCGCGGCATCATCGCCACGCGCCAATTGGCGAAACGCCAGTTCACCTGGTTGCGCAGCTGGAGCGATTTGCACTGGCTGGACAGCCTGGACAGCGACAATCTGTCACGCGCCTTGAAATACTTGGGAACGGTCTCCATATTGAGCTGA
- the mutL gene encoding DNA mismatch repair endonuclease MutL, translating into MSESALNNGSRIELLSPRLANQIAAGEVVERPASVIKELLENSIDSGAKRIDVDVEQGGVKLLRVRDDGSGISSDDLPLALARHATSKIRDLEDLERVMSLGFRGEALASISSVARLTLTSRTRAAEQAWQVETEGRDMAPRVQPAAHPVGTSVEVRDLFFNTPARRKFLKAEKTEFDHLQEVIKRLALARFDVAFHLRHNGKTILSLHEAHDEAARARRVSAICGAGFLEQALPIEIERNGLRLWGWVGLPTFSRSQADLQYFFVNGRAVRDKLVAHAVRQAYRDVLFNGRHPTFVLFFEVDPSVVDVNVHPTKHEVRFRDGRMVHDFLYGTLHRTLGDVRPDDQLSAPIVTAVVRPSGPQAGEFGPQGEMSLAGNLLQSTPPQPSFAAPGSGAGAGYQYQYTPRPQSAVPVAEAQAAYREFFAPLPGAEPGAVALPEGGGDIPPLGYALAQLKGIYILAENAHGLVLVDMHAAHERIMYERLKIAMASEGLSGQPLLVPESLAVSQREADCAEEHAGVFQKLGFELQRLGPETLAIRQIPALLKQAEANRLVADVLADLMEYGTSDRVQAHINELLGTMACHGAIRANRRLALPEMNGLLRDMENTERSGQCNHGRPTWTQMGLDDLDKLFLRGR; encoded by the coding sequence ATGAGTGAATCAGCGTTGAACAATGGCTCGCGTATCGAGCTGCTCAGCCCGCGCCTGGCCAACCAGATTGCCGCCGGTGAGGTGGTTGAGCGCCCGGCATCGGTGATCAAGGAGCTGCTGGAAAACAGCATCGACTCCGGCGCCAAGCGCATCGACGTGGACGTGGAGCAGGGCGGCGTCAAACTGTTGCGGGTGCGGGATGACGGCAGCGGCATCTCCTCCGATGACCTGCCGCTGGCCCTGGCCCGTCACGCCACCAGCAAGATCCGCGACCTGGAAGACCTTGAGCGGGTGATGAGCCTGGGCTTCCGGGGTGAGGCGCTGGCGTCCATCAGCTCCGTGGCGCGCCTGACCCTGACCTCGCGCACCCGCGCCGCCGAACAGGCCTGGCAAGTGGAAACCGAAGGTCGCGACATGGCGCCCCGGGTCCAGCCGGCGGCGCACCCGGTGGGCACTTCGGTGGAAGTGCGCGACCTGTTCTTCAATACCCCGGCGCGGCGCAAATTCCTCAAGGCCGAGAAAACCGAATTCGATCACCTGCAAGAAGTCATCAAGCGCCTGGCCCTGGCGCGGTTCGACGTGGCGTTTCACCTGCGCCACAACGGCAAGACCATCCTCAGCCTGCACGAGGCCCATGACGAGGCAGCGCGTGCGCGCCGTGTCTCGGCGATCTGTGGTGCGGGCTTTTTGGAGCAGGCGCTGCCGATTGAAATCGAACGCAACGGTTTGCGCCTGTGGGGCTGGGTCGGTTTGCCGACCTTTTCCCGCAGCCAGGCGGACTTGCAGTACTTCTTTGTGAACGGTCGCGCCGTGCGCGACAAACTGGTGGCCCACGCGGTGCGCCAGGCCTACCGCGATGTGCTGTTCAACGGGCGGCATCCGACGTTTGTGCTGTTTTTTGAGGTCGACCCGTCGGTGGTGGATGTCAACGTGCACCCGACCAAGCACGAAGTACGTTTCCGTGATGGGCGCATGGTGCACGACTTCCTTTATGGCACTTTGCACCGCACCTTGGGCGATGTACGTCCGGATGATCAGCTGTCCGCGCCGATCGTGACCGCGGTGGTACGCCCGAGCGGTCCGCAGGCCGGTGAGTTCGGGCCCCAGGGCGAAATGAGCCTGGCGGGCAACCTGCTGCAATCGACGCCGCCACAGCCGTCCTTTGCTGCCCCGGGTTCCGGCGCAGGTGCCGGGTATCAGTATCAATACACTCCGCGTCCGCAATCGGCAGTGCCGGTAGCCGAAGCGCAGGCGGCGTATCGCGAGTTTTTCGCGCCGCTGCCGGGCGCCGAGCCCGGTGCCGTGGCTCTGCCGGAAGGTGGCGGTGATATTCCGCCGTTGGGTTACGCGTTGGCGCAACTCAAGGGCATCTATATCCTCGCGGAAAACGCCCACGGCCTGGTGCTGGTGGACATGCACGCCGCCCACGAGCGGATCATGTACGAGCGCCTCAAGATCGCCATGGCCAGCGAGGGTCTCAGCGGCCAGCCGCTGCTGGTGCCGGAATCCCTGGCGGTCAGCCAGCGCGAAGCCGACTGTGCCGAAGAGCATGCCGGGGTGTTCCAGAAGCTCGGCTTTGAGTTGCAGCGCCTGGGCCCGGAAACCCTGGCCATCCGCCAGATTCCCGCGCTGCTCAAGCAGGCCGAAGCCAACCGCCTGGTCGCCGACGTGCTTGCCGACCTGATGGAATACGGCACCAGCGACCGCGTCCAGGCGCATATCAACGAACTGCTCGGCACCATGGCCTGCCACGGTGCGATCCGCGCCAACCGCCGCCTGGCGCTGCCGGAAATGAACGGCCTGCTGCGTGACATGGAAAACACCGAGCGCAGCGGGCAGTGCAACCATGGCCGACCGACCTGGACCCAGATGGGCCTGGACGATCTGGACAAACTGTTCTTGCGCGGTCGCTGA